In the genome of Gordonia rubripertincta, one region contains:
- the mftG gene encoding mycofactocin system GMC family oxidoreductase MftG has product MSADVVIVGAGSAGCVLAEKLSRDTGRDVVLLERGPGRWPGPEERDLRRLPIGDHAPHAVRHTTDLDGLTAARGCAIGGSSVVNGGYFLRWHPDDFAAWPDGWGLDAIDAAYSELDGGEGGGTMSVTPVSDDELGDAGRAFERYWSARTAVRPIHDRWPVVGVNRVLGNRSGMLRRTAAEAYLAQALGRPNLRVVPDCEVRRLQVSDGRRVAGVHTDRFTVRAGEVVLTAGTLGTAQLLLASDLEPLDGATFLEAGEHRGLAVSYRRKEPAEPGMVLPSVLHTDGGLEIRCYRDDFATYIDGLPHSGPMVEVTAMHRSPVRLVAGGERVRLEFGEPSAEVTAAMRAGADEMVEMLHSSEFADIVVPDSVSVATVPGFSQHAWGTMPMGVRTDALGAVHGTEGLRIVDGSILPTGGRSGPHATIMMVAAHIGNRLSDGG; this is encoded by the coding sequence ATGAGTGCCGACGTCGTCATCGTCGGTGCGGGGAGCGCCGGTTGCGTCCTCGCGGAGAAGCTGTCGCGGGACACCGGGCGGGACGTCGTGCTGCTCGAGCGGGGCCCCGGGCGGTGGCCGGGCCCCGAGGAGCGAGACCTGCGACGTCTTCCCATCGGCGACCACGCGCCCCACGCGGTCCGGCACACCACCGATCTCGACGGGCTCACCGCCGCGCGGGGGTGTGCGATCGGGGGCTCCTCCGTGGTCAACGGCGGATACTTCCTGCGCTGGCATCCGGATGACTTCGCGGCCTGGCCGGACGGCTGGGGCCTCGACGCGATCGATGCCGCCTACTCCGAGCTCGACGGGGGCGAGGGTGGGGGCACGATGAGTGTCACACCGGTCTCCGACGACGAACTCGGTGATGCCGGAAGGGCTTTCGAACGGTACTGGTCGGCCCGGACGGCAGTTCGGCCGATTCATGACCGCTGGCCGGTGGTCGGCGTGAACCGTGTGCTCGGCAACCGGTCCGGGATGCTGCGCCGGACCGCCGCCGAGGCCTACCTCGCCCAGGCCCTGGGCCGGCCCAATCTCCGCGTCGTGCCCGATTGCGAGGTCCGGCGGCTCCAGGTCTCCGACGGTCGCCGTGTCGCCGGTGTGCACACCGATCGGTTCACCGTCCGAGCCGGCGAGGTGGTCCTGACCGCCGGCACGCTGGGCACCGCCCAGCTGCTGCTCGCCTCGGACCTCGAACCGCTCGACGGGGCGACGTTCCTCGAGGCCGGTGAGCATCGGGGGCTGGCCGTCTCCTACCGCCGAAAGGAACCGGCCGAACCCGGCATGGTGCTGCCGTCCGTGCTGCACACCGACGGCGGTCTCGAGATCCGTTGCTATCGGGATGATTTCGCGACCTACATCGACGGTCTCCCACACAGTGGACCGATGGTCGAGGTGACCGCGATGCACCGTTCGCCGGTGCGGCTCGTCGCCGGCGGCGAACGTGTCCGTCTCGAGTTCGGAGAGCCGTCGGCAGAGGTCACCGCCGCGATGCGGGCGGGTGCCGACGAGATGGTGGAGATGCTGCACTCGTCCGAGTTCGCCGACATCGTGGTGCCCGACAGTGTCTCGGTGGCCACCGTGCCCGGGTTCTCCCAGCACGCGTGGGGCACCATGCCCATGGGAGTGCGCACCGACGCACTCGGTGCGGTCCATGGAACCGAGGGCTTGCGGATCGTCGACGGGTCGATCCTGCCGACGGGAGGCCGTAGCGGGCCGCACGCCACGATCATGATGGTGGCCGCACACATCGGCAACCGACTCTCGGATGGGGGGTGA